In Drosophila subpulchrella strain 33 F10 #4 breed RU33 chromosome 3R, RU_Dsub_v1.1 Primary Assembly, whole genome shotgun sequence, the following are encoded in one genomic region:
- the LOC119563124 gene encoding uncharacterized protein LOC119563124: MDLGRWLLQLGVHMLLVVRRIQCLRVTDINVPQIVDFRDNVTLSCSYDISGHTLNSVKWYKNGKEFFRYSPLTPPTYIPFAVEGVQLIDDGNECNESSCRVELNLLGVKSSGVYRCEVSGDAPHFQLTARDANMTVEALPQNNPLISSFHSTYRFDDFVQVNCSTDFSSLFTRITWYVNGIKVSLIDLLPSIETTIVAHGYSMRRIISQLNFYANEPRFHQLQLQKLIQQKRTISPARLGLELRCVAEIDRYPSLQREGSMFAQLFRDEIDQKNQKLINSRSDATRNAQVLHLLLVAISMTITAVRLFTPLTFQYGARKSARYKMAATR; encoded by the exons ATGGACCTTGGCCGCTGGCTGCTGCAGCTGGGCGTGCACATGCTGCTGG TTGTGCGGCGCATTCAGTGTCTACGTGTGACTGACATCAATGTGCCACAAATTGTTGATTTTCGTGATAACGTGACATTATCCTGCAGCTATGACATAAGTGGTCACACGTTAAATTCGGTTAAGTGGTACAAAAACGGAAAGGAGTTTTTTAG ATACTCGCCCCTCACCCCGCCCACCTACATTCCGTTCGCGGTGGAGGGCGTGCAGCTGATCGATGACGGCAACGAGTGCAACGAATCCTCCTGTCGCGTGGAACTCAATTTATTGGGCGTCAAGTCGTCGGGCGTCTACAGGTGCGAAGTGTCCGGCGATGCCCCCCACTTCCAGCTAACGGCACGCGATGCCAACATGACCGTTGAAG CACTTCCCCAGAACAATCCCCTCATCAGCAGTTTTCACTCAACTTATCGCTTCGACGACTTCGTACAGGTCAACTGTAGCACAGACTTTTCCAGTCTATTCACTCGGATCACCTGGTACGTCAATGGGATTAAG GTTTCCCTGATTGATCTTCTACCCAGCATTGAGACCACAATCGTGGCCCATGGATACAGTATGCGTCGTATTATTTCCCAACTGAATTTCTATGCCAACGAGCCCCGTTTTCATCAGTTGCAACTACAAAAGCTAATCCAACAAAAGCGGACAATCTCACCTGCACGATTGGGCCTGGAATTGCGTTGTGTGGCCGAAATCGATCGGTATCCTAGTCTTCAGCGAGAGGGGAGCATGTTCGCGCAGCTCTTTAGGGACGAAATCGATCAGAAGAACCAGAAGCTGATTAACTCGAGATCAG ATGCCACTCGAAATGCACAAGTGCTGCATCTGCTGCTGGTGGCCATTTCGATGACGATAACCGCAGTGCGACTCTTCACACCGCTGACATTTCAATATGGCGCACGGAAGTCGGCGCGCTACAAAATGGCGGCTACGCGATGA
- the LOC119552073 gene encoding odorant receptor 67a-like, which translates to MSVQPIKKQLNLKEVPIKNHENVFPKSEHFFRLPVMFYHTIGLDPYESSSSEDKPGVMFHIYFLWHMINMMFVVFMEILFVIISFRNKDNFLVSCIQMGCIGFVFASLGKVISVMYQKKKMSNLVKELDSMFPRPRQKEQEQYNVNKYLKSSNRYNKTFVMVYVILVAINSMFELFEYIILWLMNSPNAEPTMPYVELAPWDYNEGWKFFLTYMSQAIAGYTATCGHISADLMIFAVTMQAIMHFDRLSRALKELQVREASGFKGGADESLRELQTLIAYHNKILGLTDVINVVFGIPLLMNFVACSMLVCFVGLQMTVGISSGYFGKLLVTLVAPTVEIYLLCSISQMLIDASKGVSLAVYEMNWPEADSRFRKMLIFVAVRAQKPVCLKATIFLDLSIETMSMFLGMTYKFFCAIRTLCLH; encoded by the exons ATGAGTGTCCAGCCTATCAAAAAACAACTGAATCTCAAGGAGGTTCCCATCAAGAACCACGAGAATGTGTTTCCTAAAAGCGAGCACTTCTTTAGGCTACCAGTGATGTTTTACCACACCATTGGCCTGGATCCTTACGAGTCCTCGAGTTCTGAAGATAAGCCCGGAGTTATGTTTCACATTTACTTCCTCTGGCACATGATCAACATGATGTTTGTGGTGTTCATGGAGATACTGTTTGTTATTATATCTTTTCGGAACAAAGACAATTTTCTGGTTTCCTGCATACAGATGGGTTGCATAGGGTTTGTATTCGCGTCCCTTGGCAAGGTCATTTCCGTAATGTATCAGAAAAAGAAGATGTCGAACCTGGTAAAGGAGCTAGATTCCATGTTCCCACGACCCCGGCAAAAGGAGCAAGAGCAGTATAATGTAAACAAATATCTGAAAAGCAGCAACCGCTATAACAAGACATTCGTAATGGTCTACGTAATTTTGGTGGCAATCAATAGCATGTTCGAACTCTTCGAGTACATCATCTTATGGCTGATGAACTCGCCGAATGCCGAGCCAACGATGCCATACGTTGAGCTTGCTCCCTGGGACTATAACGAAGGATGGAAATTTTTCCTGACCTATATGTCGCAGGCGATTGCGGGCTATACGGCCACCTGTGGTCACATCTCAGCAGATCTCATGATCTTCGCCGTCACCATGCAGGCCATCATGCACTTTGACCGTTTGTCCCGGGCTCTCAAGGAGTTGCAGGTGCGAGAGGCTTCAGGCTTCAAAGGAGGAGCTGACGAGAGCCTGAGGGAACTTCAGACTCTGATCGCCTATCATAACAAAATTCTCGG ACTCACCGACGTGATAAACGTGGTGTTCGGTATTCCACTCCTGATGAATTTTGTGGCCTGTTCAATGCTCGTCTGTTTTGTGGGATTGCAGATGACCGTTGGCATTAGTTCTGGGTACTTTGGAAAGCTTTTGGTGACACTTGTAGCGCCTACGGTGGAGATATACCTTCTTTGTTCCATAAGCCAAATGTTGATCGATGCG AGCAAAGGAGTTTCCCTAGCTGTCTATGAAATGAACTGGCCGGAAGCGGACTCGCGTTTTCGAAAGATGCTTATTTTTGTGGCTGTAAGGGCTCAGAAACCGGTATGCCTAAAAGCGACTATATTCCTGGATCTCTCCATTGAAACCATGAGCATG TTTTTGGGAATGACTTACAAGTTCTTCTGCGCTATAAGAACATTGTGTCTTCATTAA